The following are from one region of the Populus trichocarpa isolate Nisqually-1 chromosome 8, P.trichocarpa_v4.1, whole genome shotgun sequence genome:
- the LOC7485895 gene encoding probable protein phosphatase 2C 42 isoform X1 — protein sequence MLQALMNLFSLCLKPFGHGRSSSNSDSKLESFVGVSKEGKDGLLWYRDVGRYWSGEFSMAVVQANQVIEDQSQIESGPFGTFVGVYDGHGGPEAARFVCDHLFRHFQAISAETHGVVTSETIQRAFCATEEGFTNLVSELWSSRPQMATVGSCCLVGVIYQQTLFVANLGDSRVVLGKKVGNTGGIAAIQLSTEHNANLEVIRHELKNLHPNDPQIVVLKHGVWRVKGIIQVSRSIGDVYMKHARFNREPINAKFRLPEPMDKSILSANPTIISHPLHPNDSFLVFASDGLWEHLSNEKVVDIVHSNPCAGSAKRLVKAALQEAARKREMRYSDLQKIDKKVRRHFHDDITVIVLFLNHDLISKSKSAVQTPPVSIRSAN from the exons ATGCTTCAGGCATTGATGAATCTGTTTTCGTTATGTCTTAAGCCATTTGGGCATGGTAGAAGTAGTAGTAACAGTGATTCAAAGCTTGAGTCATTTGTCGGTGTTAGCAAAGAAGGGAAAGATGGTTTGCTTTGGTATAGAGACGTTGGAAGATACTGGTCTGGTGAATTTTCAATGGCTGTTGTTCAAGCTAATCAAGTAATTGAAGACCAAAGCCAGATTGAGTCTGGACCTTTTGGAACTTTTGTTGGTGTTTATGATGGTCACGGTGGACCTGAAGCTGCACGTTTTGTCTGTGATCACTTGTTCAGGCACTTTCAAG CCATTTCAGCAGAGACACATGGTGTTGTGACAAGCGAGACCATCCAAAGAGCTTTCTGTGCAACAGAGGAAGGGTTTACCAATCTCGTGTCAGAGTTATGGAGCAGTCGTCCCCAAATGGCAACAGTTGGATCATGCTGTTTAGTTGGAGTGATATATCAGCAGACCCTCTTTGTAGCAAACCTGGGAGATTCCCGTGTTGTACTGGGCAAGAAAGTCGGCAACACTGGAGGTATTGCTGCAATACAATTATCAACTGAGCATAATGCAAACCTTGAGGTCATCAGGCATGAACTCAAGAACTTACATCCTAATGATCCCCAGATTGTTGTTCTTAAGCATGGAGTTTGGAGAGTAAAGGGGATTATTCAG GTTTCTAGATCCATAGGGGATGTGTATATGAAACATGCACGATTCAACAGGGAACCAATTAATGCCAAGTTCAGACTTCCTGAACCAATGGACAAGTCAATCTTGAGTGCCAATCCAACAATCATTTCACATCCTCTCCATCCAAATGATTCGTTCCTTGTATTTGCATCTGATGGTCTTTGGGAACACTTGAGTAATGAAAAAGTAGTGGATATTGTCCACAGTAATCCATGTGCA GGAAGTGCCAAGAGGCTTGTCAAGGCCGCCTTACAAGAAGCGGctagaaaaagagaaatgagatATTCAGATCTACAGAAGATTGACAAGAAGGTTCGACGACACTTTCATGACGATATAACTGTAATTGTTTTATTCTTAAACCATGATCTTATATCCAAATCCAAAAGCGCTGTGCAAACACCGCCGGTTTCCATCCGAAGCGCTAATTAA
- the LOC7485895 gene encoding probable protein phosphatase 2C 42 isoform X2 gives MSWTGRLCGYAAISAETHGVVTSETIQRAFCATEEGFTNLVSELWSSRPQMATVGSCCLVGVIYQQTLFVANLGDSRVVLGKKVGNTGGIAAIQLSTEHNANLEVIRHELKNLHPNDPQIVVLKHGVWRVKGIIQVSRSIGDVYMKHARFNREPINAKFRLPEPMDKSILSANPTIISHPLHPNDSFLVFASDGLWEHLSNEKVVDIVHSNPCAGSAKRLVKAALQEAARKREMRYSDLQKIDKKVRRHFHDDITVIVLFLNHDLISKSKSAVQTPPVSIRSAN, from the exons ATGTCATGGACTGGGAG GCTTTGTGGTTATGCAGCCATTTCAGCAGAGACACATGGTGTTGTGACAAGCGAGACCATCCAAAGAGCTTTCTGTGCAACAGAGGAAGGGTTTACCAATCTCGTGTCAGAGTTATGGAGCAGTCGTCCCCAAATGGCAACAGTTGGATCATGCTGTTTAGTTGGAGTGATATATCAGCAGACCCTCTTTGTAGCAAACCTGGGAGATTCCCGTGTTGTACTGGGCAAGAAAGTCGGCAACACTGGAGGTATTGCTGCAATACAATTATCAACTGAGCATAATGCAAACCTTGAGGTCATCAGGCATGAACTCAAGAACTTACATCCTAATGATCCCCAGATTGTTGTTCTTAAGCATGGAGTTTGGAGAGTAAAGGGGATTATTCAG GTTTCTAGATCCATAGGGGATGTGTATATGAAACATGCACGATTCAACAGGGAACCAATTAATGCCAAGTTCAGACTTCCTGAACCAATGGACAAGTCAATCTTGAGTGCCAATCCAACAATCATTTCACATCCTCTCCATCCAAATGATTCGTTCCTTGTATTTGCATCTGATGGTCTTTGGGAACACTTGAGTAATGAAAAAGTAGTGGATATTGTCCACAGTAATCCATGTGCA GGAAGTGCCAAGAGGCTTGTCAAGGCCGCCTTACAAGAAGCGGctagaaaaagagaaatgagatATTCAGATCTACAGAAGATTGACAAGAAGGTTCGACGACACTTTCATGACGATATAACTGTAATTGTTTTATTCTTAAACCATGATCTTATATCCAAATCCAAAAGCGCTGTGCAAACACCGCCGGTTTCCATCCGAAGCGCTAATTAA
- the LOC7485896 gene encoding putative ubiquitin-conjugating enzyme E2 38: MALSLPLPKPQQQQQQTTTTTTNDGEIQEIDIFHQFDVVSDSSDHHYLVNNIDNDSSSSSSKKTKDGGGDSLTNISSGVYKKIMQEWKILEKHLPDSIYVRAHENRIDLLRAVIIGVAGTPYHDGLYFFDIAFPPDYPARPPLVYYRSFGLRINPNLYANGRVCLSLLNTWPGRKSEKWNSSESTVLQVLVSIQALVLNEKPYYNEPGNGVLPGRAIWEKKSNAYSENVFFLSCKTMLFLLRRPPKNFEGFVASHFREKASVILSACNAYINGQTRVGYYRNDGSCSSGNSSTVDVSDKFKGLMGQLYPELLLGFKRNGASLGNFVEPSVQPVEMKTRSFKGKAVIQSKKSGFARTVFAKLKRVLGLKKMNKSGKSGVKNKGF; this comes from the coding sequence ATGGCTCTCTCTTTACCCTTACCAAAACcccagcaacagcaacagcaaaccaccaccaccaccaccaatgaTGGTGAGATCCAAGAAATCGACATTTTCCATCAATTCGACGTCGTATCTGACTCGTCAGATCACCACTATCTCGTAAACAACATCGACAAcgacagcagcagcagcagcagcaaaaaaaccaaagacgGTGGAGGAGATTCGTTAACAAATATCTCAAGTGGGGTCTACAAGAAGATCATGCAAGAATGGAAAATCCTCGAAAAACACCTCCCTGATTCAATCTACGTTCGTGCGCACGAGAATCGTATCGATCTCTTAAGAGCAGTAATCATAGGAGTCGCAGGTACACCATACCATGATGGACTTTATTTCTTTGACATTGCTTTCCCACCAGATTACCCAGCCCGCCCCCCTCTGGTTTATTACAGATCATTCGGGTTACGAATCAACCCGAATTTATACGCAAATGGGCGGGTGTGTTTAAGTTTACTGAACACTTGGCCCGGTAGAAAAAGTGAGAAATGGAACTCCAGCGAATCCACAGTACTTCAAGTTCTGGTCTCCATCCAAGCCCTTGTTTTGAATGAGAAACCATATTACAACGAACCGGGTAATGGGGTGTTACCGGGTCGGGCCATATGGGAGAAGAAATCAAATGCTTATAGTgagaatgtttttttcttgtcttgcaAGACCATGTTGTTTTTATTACGTAGGCCGCCAAAGAATTTCGAGGGTTTTGTTGCTAGCCATTTTAGAGAGAAGGCAAGTGTTATATTATCAGCTTGTAATGCTTATATTAATGGTCAAACTAGAGTTGGGTATTATAGAAATGATGGGTCATGTTCAAGTGGTAATTCATCAACTGTTGATGTCTCGGATAAATTTAAAGGGCTGATGGGTCAATTATATCCAGAATTGCTTTTGGGTTTCAAGAGAAATGGAGCGTCGTTGGGGAATTTTGTGGAGCCGTCGGTGCAGCCGGTCGAGATGAAAACGAGGTCGTTTAAGGGGAAAGCGGTGATTCAAAGTAAGAAGAGTGGATTTGCAAGGACGGTGTTTGCGAAATTAAAGAGAGTTTTGGGGTTAAAGAAGATGAATAAGAGTGGCAAAAGCGGGGTCAAAAACAAGGGTTTTTGA
- the LOC7485897 gene encoding probable enoyl-CoA hydratase 1, peroxisomal, which produces MDQTRIENLILVTRDQNGIATITINRPKSLNSLTRPMIVRLARQINALGKDDSVRVIILTGSGRAFCSGVDLTAAEEVFKGDVKDVEADPVAQMEQCKKPIIGAINGFAVTAGFEIALACDILIASKGAKFMDTHSRFGIFPSWGLSQKLSRVIGANRAREASLTAMPISGEQAERWGLVNHAVEEGKVLKKAREVAEAIIKNNQDMVLKYKAVINDGLKLDLAHALSLEKERAHAYYNGMTKDQFQKMQEFIAGRSSKTPSSKL; this is translated from the exons ATGGATCAAACCAGAATTGAAAACCTTATCCTGGTCACTCGAGACCAAAACGGCATCGCAACGATCACAATAAACCGTCCCAAATCGCTGAACTCCTTGACGAGGCCTATGATAGTTCGCTTAGCCCGTCAAATCAATGCCTTAGGTAAGGACGACTCAGTTCGGGTCATCATTTTGACGGGATCGGGTCGGGCTTTCTGTTCGGGTGTGGATCTGACTGCCGCGGAGGAGGTGTTTAAAGGGGATGTAAAGGACGTGGAGGCCGACCCGGTTGCCCAAATGGAGCAGTGCAAAAAGCCCATTATTGGAGCTATTAATGGGTTTGCAGTTACCGCCGGGTTTGAAATTGCACTTGCTTGTGATATTTTGATCGCTTCTAAAGGAGCTAAGTTTATGGATACACATTCAAG GTTTGGGATATTTCCTTCATGGGGCCTCTCGCAGAAGCTTTCACGCGTTATAGGGGCAAACAGGGCACGGGAAGCATCTCTAACGGCCATGCCAATTTCTGGTGAGCAAGCTGAGAGGTGGGGCTTGGTTAACCATGCTGTGGAAGAAGGTAAAGTGTTGAAGAAAGCCCGAGAAGTTGCAGAGgccattataaaaaataatcaagacatGGTGTTGAAATACAAGGCCGTTATAAATGATGGCCTGAAGCTGGACCTGGCTCATGCTCTTTCTCTAGAGAAG GAGAGGGCTCACGCCTACTACAATGGCATGACTAAGGACCAGTTCCAGAAGATGCAGGAATTCATAGCTGGTCGGAGCTCCAAGACACCTTCTTCAAAGTTGTAA
- the LOC18101475 gene encoding GDSL esterase/lipase At4g16230 translates to MDILLNKRGNAWIMSQVLTIFVLSRVSIANSTVPANFILGDSLVDAGNNNYIVSLSKANYIPNGIDFGRPTGRYTNGRTIADIIGQELGFEDFTPPFLAPTTVGSVVLRGVNYASGGGGILNYTGKIFGGRINLDAQIDNFANTRQGIIASIGAPATLSLLKMSLFAVVIGSNDFINNYLTPVVSAVEQKVVAPDVFVDTMVARFRLQLTRLYNLGARKILVANVGPFGCIPYQRDTNPAAGDNCVSFSNQIAQLYNTELRSLVTELGANLEGSNFVYADVYRIVNDILQNYRSYGFENANASCCYAAGHFGGLIPCGPSSKVCFDRSKYVFWDPYHPSDAANVIIAKRLLDGDSNDISPLNIRRLATI, encoded by the exons ATGGATATCCTCTTAAATAAACGAGGAAATGCGTGGATAATGTCTCAAGTACTGACAATCTTTGTATTGTCAAGGGTCAGCATTGCAAACAGTACTGTTCCTGCGAATTTTATTCTTGGTGACTCCTTGGTTGATGCTGGAAACAACAACTACATCGTGTCACTGTCTAAAGCTAACTACATCCCAAATGGGATTGATTTTGGAAGGCCAACAGGAAGGTACACCAATGGAAGAACCATTGCTGACATTATAG GTCAGGAATTGGGTTTTGAAGATTTCACTCCTCCTTTCTTGGCTCCTACAACAGTGGGATCTGTGGTTTTGAGGGGTGTCAATTATGCTTCTGGTGGAGGTGGAATTCTTAATTACACTGGAAAGATTTTT GGTGGTCGGATCAACTTGGATGCGCAGATTGATAACTTCGCAAACACCAGGCAAGGCATAATTGCAAGCATTGGTGCTCCTGCAACTCTGAGTCTGCTTAAAATGTCTCTCTTCGCAGTTGTTATTGGCTCAAACGATTTTATCAACAACTACTTGACACCAGTCGTCTCAGCCGTAGAGCAGAAGGTGGTAGCTCCAGACGTGTTTGTAGATACCATGGTGGCAAGATTCAGATTACAACTCACG AGGCTCTACAATTTGGGTGCTAGAAAGATTCTTGTGGCAAATGTCGGTCCATTTGGGTGTATACCATATCAGAGAGATACAAATCCAGCCGCAGGAGACAACTGTGTTAGTTTTTCCAATCAGATAGCCCAGCTATATAACACAGAGTTAAGAAGCCTTGTCACTGAACTTGGTGCAAATCTGGAGGGATCAAATTTTGTTTACGCAGATGTTTACCGCATTGTCAATGACATCCTGCAAAATTATAGATCATATG GATTTGAGAACGCAAATGCATCATGCTGCTATGCTGCCGGGCACTTTGGTGGTCTGATACCATGTGGCCCTTCATCAAAAGTTTGCTTCGACAGGTCCAAGTACGTTTTCTGGGATCCATACCATCCTTCTGACGCTGCTAATGTGATCATAGCGAAACGGCTATTAGATGGTGACTCCAATGACATTTCACCGCTGAACATTCGTCGGCTCGCTACAATTTGA
- the LOC7485899 gene encoding GDSL esterase/lipase At4g16230: MNKSFPLLCPRGLLMGFVSGRCVVIGVILHMATASFLFSICSAKDPPALYIFGDSLVDAGNNFYINTAAKANFPNGIDFGNPIGIPSGRFTNGRMVTDILGEEVGLPSLTPPYLAPTTTGDVILKGVNYASSASGILNDTERFFGHQIHLDTQISNFVKTRQDIISRIGSQAAKEQFKQAIFFVSIGSNDIIFSQWQNSSSWNTLLDTIISRFKSQLVRLYNLDARKFIVTNSAAVGCIPFVRDLHSSVDSCVAVMNQKAQLFNSRLNSLLAELTKNLEASTFICANVYAMLDDILNNYMTSYDFEVADSACCHIAGAGLHGGLIPCGILSQVCPDRSKYVFWDPFHLTETSYEIIAKHMMDGDLNYISPMNIRQLLNY; this comes from the exons ATGAACAAGTCATTTCCTCTCTTATGTCCCAGAGGACTGTTGATGGGTTTTGTATCAGGAAGATGCGTTGTTATAGGTGTGATACTGCATATGGCAACAGCCTCTTTTTTGTTCAGTATCTGCTCAGCAAAGGATCCTCCTGCTCTTTATATATTTGGAGATTCACTGGTTGATGCAGGAAACAACTTCTACATTAATACAGCAGCAAAAGCAAATTTTCCTAATGGGATTGATTTTGGGAATCCAATAGGAATTCCATCTGGGCGATTTACAAATGGTAGAATGGTAACTGATATCTTAG GAGAAGAAGTGGGGTTGCCTAGTTTAACTCCTCCTTACCTGGCTCCGACAACCACTGGAGATGTGATTCTGAAGGGTGTCAATTATGCTTCTTCAGCATCGGGAATTTTAAATGATACTGAACGGTTCTTC GGTCATCAAATCCACTTGGACACACAAATCAGCAACTTCGTAAAGACTAGACAAGACATCATCTCAAGAATCGGTTCACAAGCAGCTAAAGAGCAGTTTAAACAGGctatcttttttgtttcaattggcTCAAATGACATCATATTTAGCCAATGGCAGAATTCATCATCTTGGAATACATTACTTGACACTATAATTTCAAGATTCAAATCACAACTTGTT AGACTCTACAATCTGGATGCCAGAAAGTTTATAGTTACAAATTCTGCTGCTGTTGGATGCATCCCTTTCGTTAGAGATCTACATTCATCTGTAGATAGCTGTGTTGCTGTCATGAATCAGAAAGCACAGTTATTCAATAGCCGATTGAATAGCCTGCTAGCGGAACTCACCAAAAATCTCGAGGCATCAACTTTTATTTGTGCAAATGTTTATGCAATGCTAGATGATATTCTCAATAACTACATGACATCATATG ACTTTGAAGTTGCAGATTCGGCGTGCTGTCATATTGCTGGAGCTGGACTACATGGGGGTTTAATTCCATGCGGAATTCTATCTCAAGTTTGTCCCGACAGATCCAAGTATGTGTTCTGGGATCCATTCCATCTAACCGAAACTTCTTACGAAATCATAGCGAAACATATGATGGATGGTGACTTGAATTATATTTCACCTATGAACATTAGGCAGCTTCTGAATTATTGA